The Juglans microcarpa x Juglans regia isolate MS1-56 chromosome 2S, Jm3101_v1.0, whole genome shotgun sequence genome has a window encoding:
- the LOC121251685 gene encoding protein SRC2 homolog isoform X1: MEPSSIELKVLSCKDLRAFNFFQKLSAYTLVSLVSDDPSKKLEQNQQQRTPNDLEGDGNPDWNHEMRFDLNEVSLEDYDHLFIHFDVRHQGLMFGDKTIGEVHVHLKDLIEESNFGVVRFVSYQVRTTDGRPNGVLSFSCKVNGKGKNNNMGTGSEFPVIHDQQTSHEIHYPSLELQKLSEESLSFAPQQVHFLLPGMQYPSYRAYHPPPDAYYPPPPPPPHGACYHPSRPQWVYPWAPDLDKLGGGYDYYGAAHGTPGRPVLAQSRGTDNNVGEAWSNSDSRAGNDREDPFWNGRGWKGYLEPWGK, translated from the exons ATGGAACCGAGCTCCATAGAACTCAAAGTGTTGTCCTGTAAAGATCTGAGAGCATTCAATTTCTTCCAGAAACTCTCAGCTTACACACTCGTCTCGCTTGTAAGTGATGATCCCAGCAAAAAACTAGAGCAGAATCAGCAACAGAGAACTCCGAACGACCTAGAAGGCGATGGGAATCCCGATTGGAATCACGAGATGCGCTTTGATTTGAACGAGGTATCATTGGAGGATTATGACCACCTCTTTATACATTTTGATGTGCGCCATCAAGGTCTTATGTTTGGAGACAAGACCATCGGAGAAGTCCATGTACACTTGAAGGACCTCATCGAAGAATCTAACTTTGGTGTTGTCCGGTTCGTGAGTTATCAGGTCCGGACAACTGACGGAAGACCCAATGGCGTTTTGAGTTTCTCCTGCAAGGTGAATGGAAAGGGTAAGAACAATAATATGGGGACTGGTTCTGAGTTTCCCGTGATTCATGATCAGCAAACTTCACATGAGATTCATTATCCATCGCTGGAATTACAAAAACTCTCCGAGGAATCTCTCTCTTTTGCCCCACAGCAAGTTCACTTTTTGCTACCTGGAATGCAGTACCCGTCCTATCGAGCTTACCATCCGCCACCAGATGCCTATTATCCGCCGCCACCGCCGCCGCCGCATGGGGCCTGTTACCACCCCTCTCGTCCACAGTGGGTTTATCCATGGGCGCCAGACCTGGACAAACTTGGAGGTGGTTATGATTATTATGGTGCAGCACATGGGACCCCTGGAAGGCCCGTCTTAGCACAGTCACGTGGAACTGATAATAATGTCGGAGAGGCGTGGTCAAATTCTGATTCTCGAGCTGGAAACGATCGCGAAGATCCCTTCTGGAATGGCAG GGGATGGAAGGGATATTTAGAGCCTTGGGGCAAATAG
- the LOC121251685 gene encoding protein SRC2 homolog isoform X2 yields MEPSSIELKVLSCKDLRAFNFFQKLSAYTLVSLVSDDPSKKLEQNQQQRTPNDLEGDGNPDWNHEMRFDLNEVSLEDYDHLFIHFDVRHQGLMFGDKTIGEVHVHLKDLIEESNFGVVRFVSYQVRTTDGRPNGVLSFSCKVNGKGKNNNMGTGSEFPVIHDQQTSHEIHYPSLELQKLSEESLSFAPQQVHFLLPGMQYPSYRAYHPPPDAYYPPPPPPPHGACYHPSRPQWVYPWAPDLDKLGGGYDYYGAAHGTPGRPVLAQSRGTDNNVGEAWSNSDSRAGNDREDPFWNGR; encoded by the exons ATGGAACCGAGCTCCATAGAACTCAAAGTGTTGTCCTGTAAAGATCTGAGAGCATTCAATTTCTTCCAGAAACTCTCAGCTTACACACTCGTCTCGCTTGTAAGTGATGATCCCAGCAAAAAACTAGAGCAGAATCAGCAACAGAGAACTCCGAACGACCTAGAAGGCGATGGGAATCCCGATTGGAATCACGAGATGCGCTTTGATTTGAACGAGGTATCATTGGAGGATTATGACCACCTCTTTATACATTTTGATGTGCGCCATCAAGGTCTTATGTTTGGAGACAAGACCATCGGAGAAGTCCATGTACACTTGAAGGACCTCATCGAAGAATCTAACTTTGGTGTTGTCCGGTTCGTGAGTTATCAGGTCCGGACAACTGACGGAAGACCCAATGGCGTTTTGAGTTTCTCCTGCAAGGTGAATGGAAAGGGTAAGAACAATAATATGGGGACTGGTTCTGAGTTTCCCGTGATTCATGATCAGCAAACTTCACATGAGATTCATTATCCATCGCTGGAATTACAAAAACTCTCCGAGGAATCTCTCTCTTTTGCCCCACAGCAAGTTCACTTTTTGCTACCTGGAATGCAGTACCCGTCCTATCGAGCTTACCATCCGCCACCAGATGCCTATTATCCGCCGCCACCGCCGCCGCCGCATGGGGCCTGTTACCACCCCTCTCGTCCACAGTGGGTTTATCCATGGGCGCCAGACCTGGACAAACTTGGAGGTGGTTATGATTATTATGGTGCAGCACATGGGACCCCTGGAAGGCCCGTCTTAGCACAGTCACGTGGAACTGATAATAATGTCGGAGAG GCGTGGTCAAATTCTGATTCTCGAGCTGGAAATGATCGCGAAGATCCATTCTGGAATGGCAGGTAA